In the Topomyia yanbarensis strain Yona2022 chromosome 3, ASM3024719v1, whole genome shotgun sequence genome, one interval contains:
- the LOC131691851 gene encoding juvenile hormone esterase-like, which produces MDAHFVTFALILLISSGISGSKDTPNISPQTCVSEGCLRGRYFTSYGGKRFEAYLGVPFAAPPVGEYRFKNPQAIQPWTGVYDASFERSKCVQKNDLLPNAAVEGSEDCLYLNLYKPVTAKNPGKPMAVMVFIHGGGYFAGSASMGEFGPDRLMDTGEVILVVIQYRLGAFGFLSTGDRVAPGNFGLKDQNAALRWVQRNIARFGGDPALVTLLGQSAGGASVQMHMMSPLSKGLFSRAVMMSGSALGFWHRPIEDPLKFAQEQAVAVGIASPTSMSTEELIRALREVDAIELGKSIDNLKFWFVYPLAAYHPVVENYVDSETFISEDPNVVWARGEYHQIPWRTGFVPNEGAFSSLQILLNASLVAELNEHAESYMPRLFGCKENEKSRRMLRQRFFPDGTDTQWITDANLNKIQDIFSEAFITYPIALTVKQYVDHVETNKNPIDLYYFSFKGNHSHSKYFSNTDLDFGVCHSDDLSYLFRSKDLFDDFEPDSPETAASAKLVDYYVRFAYDGVQDGTCQKKCAILEFANDASQQVKTDYMDGFDDEMIAFWTEIYS; this is translated from the exons ATGGATGCACATTTTGTTAcatttgcactgattttgcTGATTTCCAGTGGAATCTCCGGATCCAAGGACACCCCGAACATTTCACCACAAACTTGCGTATCGGAGGGATGCCTTCGAGGACGATACTTCACTAGCTATGGTGGCAAACGCTTCGAAGCATATCTCGGTGTACCGTTTGCGGCGCCTCCCGTTGGAGAATATCGATTCAAAAATCCTCAAGCAATCCAACCGTGGACCGGAGTCTATGATGCTTCGTTTGAACGAAGTAAGTGTGTGCAGAAGAACGATCTGTTACCGAATGCCGCGGTGGAAGGTAGTGAAGATTGTTTGTATCTAAACCTGTACAAACCCGTG ACTGCCAAGAACCCCGGAAAGCCGATGGCCGTGATGGTGTTCATTCATGGAGGTGGATATTTCGCCGGATCCGCATCGATGGGTGAATTTGGACCGGATCGTCTAATGGACACGGGAGAGGTCATTCTGGTGGTTATTCAATATCGCCTCGGAGCGTTTGGATTTCTTTCAACAGGTGATCGAGTAGCTCCGGGAAATTTTGGTCTCAAAGATCAGAACGCTGCTTTGAGATGGGTTCAGCGAAACATTGCTCGATTCGGGGGCGATCCAGCACTAGTTACTCTGTTAGGTCAAAGTGCTGGTGGTGCTTCGGTACAGATGCACATGATGAGTCCACTTAGTAAGGGCTTATTTTCACGTGCTGTCATGATGAGTGGAAGTGCCCTTGGATTTTGGCATCGACCGATCGAAGATCCGTTGAAGTTTGCTCAAGAACAGGCGGTAGCTGTTGGGATTGCTTCACCTACGTCCATGTCTACAGAAGAATTAATAAGAGCGTTACGTGAGGTTGATGCTATTGAACTTGGTAAAAGTATCGATAATCTGAAG TTCTGGTTTGTTTACCCACTGGCAGCATATCATCCTGTGGTGGAGAACTACGTAGACAGCGAAACATTCATTAGTGAGGATCCCAACGTAGTTTGGGCGAGAGGAGAGTATCACCAGATTCCTTGGAGGACCGGATTCGTTCCAAACGAAGGAGCTTTTTCTTCTCTGCAAATCCTACTTAATGCATCTCTGGTTGCCGAACTGAATGAACATGCTGAGTCTTACATGCCTCGATTATTCGGCTGCAAGGAAAACGAAAAATCTCGAAGAATGCTGAGACAAAGATTTTTCCCCGATGGCACTGACACACAATGGATAACAGATgctaatcttaataaaattcaggAT ATTTTCAGCGAAGCTTTCATCACCTACCCGATCGCACTGACCGTAAAGCAGTACGTGGACCACGTGGAAACCAATAAGAACCCGATCGATCTGTACTACTTCAGCTTCAAGGGAAATCATTCCCATTCGAAGTACTTTTCGAATACAGATCTGGATTTTGGAGTGTGCCATTCGGACGATCTTTCCTATCTGTTCCGTTCCAAGGAcctatttgatgattttgaacCGGATTCGCCTGAAACTGCAGCTTCGGCAAAGTTAGTCGACTATTACGTTCGTTTTGCTTATGACGG CGTACAGGACGGAACCTGCCAGAAGAAATGTGCGATTCTTGAGTTCGCAAACGATGCCAGTCAACAGGTTAAAACAGATTATATGGATGGATTTGATGATGAAATGATAGCATTTTGGACAGAAATCTACAGCTGA
- the LOC131693234 gene encoding uncharacterized protein K02A2.6-like — MPEVLVTDNGRQLSSEVFEKYCNSNGIMQLKTAPYHPQSNGQAERFVDTFKRTLKKIQAGGEELEEAIDTFLQCYRSTPSRSAPDGKSPVEVLLGRRIRILLSLMKPPNKFHKDASSKQDQQFDCKHSTEAKSFEVKDNVYAKVHQGNTWNWVAGEVVERIGTVMYNVWLPDRSTDVWKTENQTIVLLDLLLNTWDIKPSGSSEIPEAPQPYPEDVEYNELQQEFLQELYQPDVRRRRHLQPQPIPMLTQCYRPPRNRKPPIRYEPYHLY, encoded by the exons ATGCCTGAAGTGTTGGTGACCGATAATGGCAGACAACTATCCAGCGAGGTTTTCGAAAAGTATTGCAATTCCAATGGTATCATGCAGCTAAAGACGGCGCCGTACCATCCTCAAAGCAACGGACAAGCAGAGAGGTTTGTAGATACGTTCAAACGCACACTGAAGAAAATCCAGGCAGGGGGAGAAGAGCTAGAAGAAGCCATCGACACATTCCTTCAGTGCTACCGATCTACACCGTCTCGTAGCGCTCCGGATGGAAAGTCTCCAGTGGAAGTTCTGCTAGGTCGACGCATCCGTATTTTGCTCTCACTGATGAAACCGCCTAACAAATTTCACAAGGATGCCAGTTCCAAACAGGACCAGCAGTTTGACTGTAAACACAGTACTGAAGCGAAAAGTTTCGAGGTCAAGGACAACGTTTATGCCAAGGTTCATCAAGGTAATACTTGGAATTGGGTAGCAGGTGAAGTTGTGGAACGGATTGGAACCGTTATGTACAATGTGTGGCTACCAGATC GAAGTACAGATGTTTGGAAAACGGAAAATCAAACCATCGTACTATTAGACCTGCTCTTAAACACATGGGATATCAAACCGTCGGGTTCATCGGAAATACCGGAAGCACCACAACCATATCCAGAAGATGTAGAGTACAACGAATTGCAGCAAGAATTTCTTCAAGAGCTGTACCAACCGGACGTGAGACGTCGTCGACATCTGCAACCGCAACCAATCCCAATGTTGACTCAATGCTATCGTCCACCTCGGAACCGGAAACCTCCGATCCGCTACGAACCCTACCATCTATACTAA
- the LOC131693236 gene encoding uncharacterized protein K02A2.6-like: protein MEAIVEDELQRLQTLNIITPVTFSELAAPIVVVRKPDRSVRLCADFSTGLNNALEPNNYPLPLPEDIFARMANCTIFGYIDLSDAYLQVEVDEENRKLVVINTHNGLFQFNRLSPGIRTAPGAFQQIMDAMLSGLQCTCLYLDDIIVDGRTRQELMQNLQEVCKRLHENGFTVKICKCQFFMNQVKYLGQLLDAEVTYKIIAAETEGDKILQKVKHYVIYGWPVSKKTVGNPEIEQFFARLESLSIAHKCLMYGERIISPRKLQQRVLDQLIRVIRALIEPDH from the exons ATGGAAGCTATCGTGGAAGATGAGTTACAACGCTTGCAAACACTAAATATCATTACTCCGGTAACGTTTTCCGAGTTGGCAGCGCCCATCGTAGTTGTCCGGAAACCTGACCGTTCTGTTCGGCTTTGTGCTGATTTTTCTACTGGACTCAATAACGCATTGGAGCCGAACAATTACCCACTTCCACTACCCGAAGACATTTTTGCCCGCATGGCAAACTGTACCATCTTCGGATACATTGACCTGTCCGACGCATATTTGCAAGTGGAAGTCGATGAAGAAAATCGGAAGCTGGTAGTAATCAACACCCACAATGGGTTATTCCAGTTCAACCGTCTCTCTCCCGGAATTCGAACGGCTCCTGGAGCATTCCAGCAAATAATGGACGCAATGCTCAGTGGTCTGCAGTGCACCTGTCTATATTTGGATGACATCATCGTAGACGGGCGGACGCGCCAGGAACTCATGCAAAACTTACAGGAGGTCTGCAAACGCCTGCATGAGAATGGGTTCACTGTGAAGATTTGCAAGTGTCAGTTCTTCATGAACCAAGTGAAGTATCTGGGACAACTGTTGGACGCAGAAG TCACGTACAAAATCATTGCCGCAGAGACCGAAGGAGACAAAATCTTGCAGAAGGTGAAACATTACGTCATCTACGGTTGGCCAGTAAGCAAGAAAACTGTTGGAAATCCAGAAATTGAACAGTTTTTTGCTCGACTGGAGTCACTCAGCATCGCACACAAGTGTCTTATGTACGGAGAAAGAATCATTAGTCCCAGAAAACTGCAGCAGCGAGTTCTGGACCAGCTCATAAGGGTCATCCGGGCATTGATCGAACCAGATCATTAG
- the LOC131693818 gene encoding juvenile hormone esterase-like — protein MPRLELILLLCSTVYGFEQSSKSGPHVCIADGCLQGRHFTTPAGNRYEAYLGVPYAAPPVGELRFKNPRPIQPWSELYDATFERSMCVQKNDLFLGEKVEGSEDCLYLNVYKPKKNINSPMAVMVFIHGGGFFAGSATMGQFGPERFMDTGEVILVVMQYRLGVFGFLSTGDHAATGNFGLKDQNAALRWVQRNIEKFEGDPTLVTLFGHSAGGAAVQMHMMSSLSKGLFARAIMMSGSALGFWNQPISDPLDFARKQAAAVGIGSSDTLSSDELVAALRKIDASQLCSSVDKLKFWYVYPIAPYHVAVEKYIDNDTFISEDPRKIWARGGYHQVPWRIGFVPNEGSFGSVAIVINSTLVASLNEHSNSYIPRIVGCKENDKSRNMLRNRFFPGGTEHHWITDANVNQIQTLFTEAFVLYPLALSVSQHNALEADRKSPLDVYRFSFKSNHSNVKYFAKTDLDFGVGHADDLPYLFRSPDLFDDYEHDSPDGVMAEKLVDYYKRFAYNGVSDESCQESCKILEFTNSNNASEPVKLNVISGFDNEMVAFWSDIYSECAEISECFNLKQDVI, from the exons ATGCCGCGTTTAGAGTTGATTTTACTCCTTTGTAGTACAGTTTATGGATTCGAACAATCATCGAAAAGTGGACCACATGTGTGCATAGCGGACGGATGCCTTCAAGGACGACACTTCACAACCCCTGCAGGAAATCGATATGAAGCTTATCTAGGAGTTCCTTATGCAGCCCCGCCCGTTGGTGAACTTCGGTTCAAAAATCCTCGACCAATCCAGCCGTGGAGTGAACTGTACGATGCCACTTTCGAGCGAAGCATGTGTGTGCAGAAAAACGATTTGTTTCTCGGCGAGAAAGTGGAAGGAAGCGAGGATTGTTTGTACCTTAATGTTTATAAACCGAAG AAGAATATCAATAGTCCAATGGCCGTGATGGTTTTTATACACGGCGGTGGATTCTTTGCCGGTTCGGCAACAATGGGTCAATTCGGACCGGAACGGTTCATGGACACTGGAGAGGTCATTCTGGTGGTAATGCAATACCGATTAGGTGTGTTTGGATTTCTTTCTACTGGAGATCATGCGGCCACGGGTAATTTTGGTCTCAAAGACCAGAATGCGGCTTTGCGATGGGTTCAACGAAACATTGAAAAGTTTGAGGGAGATCCAACGTTGGTCACTCTCTTTGGACACAGTGCTGGTGGAGCAGCAGTACAGATGCACATGATGAGTTCTCTAAGCAAGGGACTGTTTGCCCGTGCCATCATGATGAGCGGAAGTGCACTTGGGTTTTGGAACCAACCGATATCTGATCCGTTGGATTTCGCTCGCAAACAGGCAGCTGCAGTGGGTATCGGTTCTTCAGATACACTGTCGAGTGATGAACTTGTAGCTGCTTTGCGTAAAATTGATGCTTCCCAACTATGTAGCAGTGTCGATAAATTGAAG TTTTGGTATGTTTACCCAATAGCTCCTTACCATGTGGCAGTGGAAAAGTACATAGATAATGACACATTCATTAGCGAAGATCCGCGAAAAATCTGGGCTAGAGGTGGATATCACCAAGTTCCTTGGAGAATAGGATTTGTCCCAAACGAAGGATCTTTTGGATCGGTGGCAATCGTAATCAATTCTACATTGGTAGCAAGCCTAAATGAACACTCTAATTCGTATATCCCACGGATAGTTGGCTGCaaagaaaatgacaaatccAGAAACATGCTACGAAATAGATTCTTTCCCGGTGGAACAGAGCATCATTGGATAACAGATGCAAACGTGAATCAAATCCAAACG CTCTTCACGGAAGCATTTGTCTTGTATCCCCTGGCATTGAGCGTGAGTCAACATAATGCGCTGGAAGCAGATCGGAAAAGTCCTCTTGATGTGTACCGTTTCAGTTTCAAGAGTAATCATTCGAACGTAAAATATTTCGCTAAAACGGACCTTGACTTTGGAGTGGGTCATGCGGATGATCTGCCTTATCTATTTCGCTCACCTGATTTGTTTGATGATTACGAACACGATTCGCCTGACGGCGTAATGGCCGAAAAACTAGTCGACTATTACAAACGTTTTGCATACAATGG GGTATCTGACGAATCATGCCAAGAAAGTTGTAAAATTTTAGAGTTTACCAATTCGAATAATGCAAGTGAACCGGTCAAACTTAACGTAATTAGTGGTTTTGATAACGAAATGGTTGCTTTTTGGTCTGACATCTATAGCGAATGTGCAGAAATTTCGGAATGTTTTAACTTGAAACAAGACGTTATTTAA